In Quercus lobata isolate SW786 chromosome 12, ValleyOak3.0 Primary Assembly, whole genome shotgun sequence, a genomic segment contains:
- the LOC115970498 gene encoding uncharacterized protein LOC115970498: MACSSKATNHSPNKWLWKSDPKNVTSLVVMEVNSESSELHNGRRGNCLRQALYEGSSTGRQTYKGGGINRMKQHFTGIKGDIGSCKKVSHDVRYQMLEYLKEFELKKKVEKQRQEEMFSVPSTNSDMKEDEDVQEVFSSRLPKKLVLGKRKGTKPMDNYFAPRTTPRAQPGLKNVFESKENVRQADMAIVRWMYDTCIPFNAVNSVYYQRMIDAVVAAVPGYKCPSYHAIRVPLLGDQKKDVQLLVDSQHRHWTEVGCTLMADGWTDTRHRSLINFLVYCPRRMVFVKSVDASEIVKSSRNLFKLFDEVVTWIGPKYIVHMVTDNASNYVLVGKLLCEKYKTISWSLCAAHCLNLVLQDMGDMPHVDRLKERASKVTVFIYNHMALIAWLRNRPGWTKIVRPGATRFATTFLAFGSIHVHKHDLQALVTSKFFVDNRQ; this comes from the exons ATGGCTTGCTCGTCCAAG GCTACAAACCACTCCCCCAATAAATGGTTATGGAAGTCAGACCCCAAAAATGTAACTTCCTTGGTGGTTATGGAAGTTAACTCTGAATCCTCCGAACTCCACAATGGTAGGAGAGGTAACTGCCTCAGACAAGCACTATATGAGGGCTCTTCTACGGGAAG GCAAACATATAAAGGTGGGGGTATTAATAGGATGAAACAACACTTTACAGGGATAAAAGGTGATATTGGATCGTGTAAAAAGGTATCTCATGATGTGAGATACCAAATGTTGGAATATTTGAAGGAGTTTGAGTTGAAGAAAAAAGTTGAGAAACAACGTCAAGAAGAAATGTTTAGTGTGCCTTCCACAAATAGTGATAtgaaagaagatgaagatgttcAAGAAGTATTTAGTAGTAGGTTgcctaaaaaacttgttttaggTAAAAGAAAGGGTACAAAGCCAATGGATAATTACTTTGCTCCAAGAACTACTCCAAGAGCTCAACCTGGTCTTAAAAATGTGTTCGAAAGCAAAGAAAATGTGAGGCAAGCTGATATGGCTATTGTAAGGTGGATGTATGACACTTGCATTCCTTTTAATGCAGTGAATTCAGTGTACTACCAAAGGATGATTGATGCCGTAGTTGCTGCTGTTCCTGGTTACAAATGTCCATCTTATCATGCTATACGGGTCCCTTTGTTGGGGGATCAAAAGAAAGACGTTCAATTGTTGGTTGACTCACAACATAGGCATTGGACAGAAGTTGGATGTACACTTATGGCTGATGGTTGGACTGATACTAGACACAGGTCATTGATTAATTTCCTTGTTTATTGTCCTAGGAGAATGGTATTTGTAAAATCAGTTGATGCCTCAGAGATTGTGAAGAGTTCCAGAAACTtgtttaaattgtttgatgaagTAGTGACATGGATTGGTCCAAAATACATAGTTCACATGGTTACTGATAATGCTTCCAATTATGTATTGGTTGGTAAATTGTTGTGtgaaaagtataaaactattagTTGGTCTCTTTGTGCGGCACATTGCCTGAATCTTGTGTTGCAGGATATGGGAGACATGCCTCACGTGGATAGACTCAAAGAACGTGCATCCAAAGTTACcgtttttatttataatcataTGGCTTTGATTGCTTGGTTGAGGAATAGACCTGGTTGGACAAAAATTGTACGTCCGGGAGCAACAAGATTTGCTACTACTTTCCTtgcatttggaagcattcatGTGCATAAGCATGACTTGCAAGCCTTAGTGACTAGCAAGTTCTTTGTGGACAATAGACAATAG